From Schaalia sp. ZJ405, one genomic window encodes:
- a CDS encoding rhomboid family intramembrane serine protease, with protein sequence MCSDCLVHTEVRNICVDCAGVVRRSARVRGPVVTYTIIGICAVLFLLGAVPSFVGVDAVEAWIRSWLAFTPVYGLIQPWRFFSTAFLHSGILHVAFNMLALYWVGQALESALGHWRFANLYALSAIGGSVFVLAWSLADPMMLHTVTVGASGAVFGLFGGVLVMQRTMGQDTRSILVLLGINLAYGFIGSNISWQAHLGGLITGLLVTWIYMRVDRPRPSVTARRQSRQAVAVSAGMWVVMVVLTGLIYRLIFESGLLSWGP encoded by the coding sequence ATGTGTTCGGACTGCCTGGTGCACACGGAGGTGCGCAACATCTGCGTGGACTGCGCAGGCGTTGTCCGCCGATCAGCTCGCGTTCGCGGCCCGGTGGTGACCTACACGATCATTGGGATTTGCGCTGTCCTTTTCCTTCTTGGCGCGGTCCCCTCTTTCGTTGGGGTCGACGCCGTCGAAGCGTGGATTCGCAGCTGGTTGGCCTTTACTCCGGTGTATGGACTGATTCAGCCGTGGCGTTTCTTCTCCACAGCTTTCCTTCACTCGGGGATCCTTCACGTGGCATTCAACATGCTGGCGCTTTACTGGGTGGGGCAGGCGTTGGAATCTGCGCTGGGGCACTGGCGTTTCGCAAATCTCTATGCCCTGTCTGCGATAGGTGGCTCAGTCTTCGTTCTCGCCTGGTCTCTTGCTGATCCGATGATGCTACACACCGTGACAGTCGGTGCGTCGGGGGCGGTCTTTGGCCTCTTCGGTGGCGTTCTGGTGATGCAGCGGACGATGGGCCAGGACACCCGCTCGATTCTCGTTCTTTTGGGAATCAACTTGGCGTACGGGTTTATCGGGTCAAATATCTCCTGGCAGGCGCATCTAGGTGGGCTGATCACAGGGCTTCTCGTGACGTGGATCTACATGCGTGTGGATCGTCCGCGTCCGTCGGTGACAGCGCGACGCCAGTCGCGTCAGGCCGTTGCCGTTTCTGCGGGGATGTGGGTGGTGATGGTCGTGCTCACAGGACTGATCTATCGCCTGATCTTTGAGTCCGGGCTCCTGAGCTGGGGACCCTGA
- a CDS encoding cell division protein CrgA, producing the protein MAESKKRKKNGKEASEDTEIQAWTDGIPLSPRWWAPTFVTLLIVGLLWLMVYYISQEAFPIPGIRWWNLVIGLGIMMVGFLMTLRWR; encoded by the coding sequence GTGGCCGAGTCAAAGAAGCGCAAGAAAAACGGCAAAGAAGCTTCCGAAGACACCGAAATCCAGGCGTGGACAGATGGAATTCCATTGAGTCCTCGCTGGTGGGCCCCGACGTTCGTCACCTTGCTCATTGTTGGACTGCTGTGGCTCATGGTCTACTACATCTCACAGGAAGCCTTCCCAATTCCCGGAATCCGCTGGTGGAACCTCGTGATCGGACTGGGCATCATGATGGTTGGTTTCCTCATGACGCTGCGCTGGCGATAG
- a CDS encoding DUF881 domain-containing protein, with protein sequence MSDAHPARSAQSSSSPKSTAPDFEPTKKGEGAEKPPTRRQQDGGGASAAAPTKTRAVPKFLRHAPAILLVTGASGLLFTVSALNNYHSLAPADINLVTLVKQSQEKVKVLEAQTEKLQDQINAMTPKDPTEVPTTIPALTQVPVRGPGVSISLTDAQTDVIPDGVTANDLVIHQQDIEDVMNALWEGKAEAMTVQGVRVTSRTVIRCIGNVILVDGTSYSPPYVIEAIGDPDRLAEAVNSNPRIVNYKAYVALYGLGWDLAKKNSLEFPAATQDSAMKYAQVVDANG encoded by the coding sequence ATGAGTGATGCACACCCTGCGCGGTCGGCCCAGTCGTCCTCGTCCCCGAAAAGTACAGCGCCGGACTTTGAGCCGACGAAAAAAGGCGAGGGTGCGGAAAAACCCCCGACGCGACGACAACAGGATGGGGGCGGCGCTTCTGCGGCGGCGCCCACAAAAACACGGGCGGTGCCGAAATTCTTGCGGCATGCGCCTGCGATTCTCTTGGTGACGGGAGCTTCGGGCCTGCTGTTCACCGTGTCGGCGTTGAATAACTATCACAGCTTGGCTCCGGCGGATATTAACCTTGTGACGCTCGTCAAGCAGTCGCAGGAAAAAGTCAAGGTGCTTGAAGCTCAGACGGAGAAACTTCAGGACCAGATTAACGCGATGACACCTAAGGACCCCACGGAGGTGCCGACAACGATTCCGGCGCTGACGCAGGTGCCCGTGCGCGGACCGGGAGTTTCAATTTCATTGACGGATGCACAGACCGACGTCATTCCCGATGGGGTCACCGCGAATGATCTGGTGATTCATCAACAGGACATCGAAGACGTGATGAATGCGCTGTGGGAAGGCAAAGCGGAGGCGATGACTGTTCAGGGGGTGCGTGTGACGTCGAGAACGGTGATTCGCTGCATCGGGAACGTCATCCTCGTTGATGGTACATCGTACTCGCCCCCCTATGTCATCGAGGCGATTGGTGATCCCGACCGCCTGGCGGAGGCTGTGAATTCCAACCCGAGGATCGTGAACTACAAAGCGTATGTGGCGCTTTACGGATTAGGCTGGGATCTTGCGAAAAAGAATTCCCTCGAATTTCCTGCAGCAACGCAAGACTCTGCAATGAAGTATGCACAGGTGGTGGATGCCAATGGGTGA
- a CDS encoding class E sortase, which yields MGEHIRRRRPSRLSRIISGIIGVIGELLITAAFVIGLFAVWQVYWTSYEVAAPVKHAVTTFTREHTPEKIKLGEVRTDAPPSFAQSPALHDLYGVVHVPKWDWAKIPLSEGIDLEVLNAGHAGHYPQTAQAGEIGNFSIAGHRRSYGDVFLRIDQLAQGDPVVVDLPGYYLVYTVESSEIVPADDPENIRVIAPVIGDASYSQVPTERWMTMTTCHPEYGISERYIVHLKFTSWTPKDTGVPAELLDEPGLSDAS from the coding sequence ATGGGTGAGCATATCAGGCGGAGACGTCCGTCTCGACTAAGCCGAATCATCTCGGGGATCATCGGTGTTATCGGCGAGCTTTTGATTACTGCCGCGTTCGTCATCGGTTTGTTTGCCGTGTGGCAGGTGTATTGGACGAGTTACGAGGTCGCCGCCCCGGTCAAGCACGCGGTGACAACGTTCACGCGTGAACACACACCGGAGAAGATCAAACTCGGTGAGGTGCGTACCGATGCGCCTCCGTCTTTCGCGCAGTCTCCGGCTCTCCATGACCTGTACGGAGTGGTTCACGTTCCCAAGTGGGACTGGGCAAAGATCCCACTGTCAGAGGGAATCGACCTTGAGGTGTTGAATGCGGGTCATGCGGGGCACTATCCGCAGACGGCCCAGGCGGGAGAAATCGGGAATTTCTCGATCGCGGGTCACCGGCGCTCCTACGGGGACGTGTTCCTGCGGATCGATCAGCTAGCTCAGGGTGATCCGGTGGTCGTTGACTTGCCGGGCTACTACCTGGTGTACACGGTGGAGAGTTCGGAGATTGTTCCGGCTGATGATCCTGAGAACATCCGAGTCATTGCACCGGTTATTGGTGACGCGTCGTATTCGCAGGTGCCGACCGAACGGTGGATGACGATGACAACGTGTCATCCCGAATACGGTATTTCGGAGCGGTACATCGTTCACTTGAAATTTACATCGTGGACTCCGAAAGACACGGGAGTGCCCGCGGAGCTTCTCGACGAACCTGGTCTGAGCGACGCGAGCTGA
- a CDS encoding anthranilate synthase component II yields the protein MTRILCIDNYDSFVWTIVGYLRHLGAQVDVVRNDAVDPRWYESETYDGVLISPGPGDPQGAGQSLRVIGDCVDHRIPMLGVCLGHQALGEFFGATVTHAPELMHGKTSVIHHDGRGVFTGIDNPVTVTRYHSLAVDPSTLPDVLETSASTDGGIIMGLRHRDLPLWGVQFHPESVMTQQGHRMLANWLELTGDDGAVARSQLLHPVVAQRSEL from the coding sequence ATGACTCGGATTTTATGCATCGATAATTACGATTCCTTCGTCTGGACAATCGTCGGCTACCTGCGTCACCTGGGCGCACAGGTTGATGTCGTTCGTAACGATGCGGTCGATCCTCGATGGTATGAGTCAGAAACCTACGACGGTGTTCTCATCTCCCCGGGCCCCGGGGATCCCCAGGGCGCCGGCCAGTCGTTGCGCGTCATCGGCGACTGCGTGGACCACCGCATCCCGATGCTCGGCGTTTGCCTGGGACATCAGGCCCTCGGAGAATTCTTCGGGGCGACGGTGACACATGCCCCCGAACTGATGCACGGGAAAACCTCAGTCATTCACCACGATGGTCGCGGCGTATTTACGGGCATTGACAATCCGGTGACGGTCACGCGCTACCACTCACTGGCTGTGGATCCGTCCACGCTCCCTGACGTTCTCGAAACGTCGGCCTCAACGGACGGCGGCATCATCATGGGGTTGCGTCACCGGGATCTTCCCCTGTGGGGCGTGCAATTCCATCCGGAGTCCGTGATGACTCAACAGGGCCACAGGATGCTGGCCAACTGGCTGGAACTCACCGGAGATGACGGAGCGGTTGCTCGCTCGCAACTCCTCCATCCCGTCGTCGCGCAGCGTTCCGAACTCTAG
- the pknB gene encoding Stk1 family PASTA domain-containing Ser/Thr kinase: MAEPISRRLAGRYEVRSLIGRGGMAEVHIGFDTRLSRVVAIKMLRSDLAQDSVFLARFRREAQSAASLNHPNIVAVYDTGEELVNRPDGRAISVPYIVMEYVEGHTVKDLISDGDPVPIDEAIQIITGTLSALEYSHAAHLVHRDIKPGNIMLTNDGKVKVMDFGIARALTDSQATMTQTNAVVGTAQYLSPEQARGEQVDARSDLYSTGIVLFELLTGRPPFKGDSAVSVAYQHVQQTPPIPSSITPDIPEALDRVVMKALAKDRNDRYATASSMLADLMRVSRGVAVNAPDATVWAPAVASQATATMPMMSPAIPTNQTVTSASSTDMTEDEEEVARKRKRKRAWIISGVIVAALLIIFGAWFLLSQGQAESEKVTVPEGLVGMTQAEAKRAVEDAGLVWAVAEDTEPSDDIAEGDVARTDPESGTQVEAGSLVTAYLSSGPESVKVPTGLVGLSPADAQKAVEAAGLVWELAPDPVASDTVEEGKIAKVNPSEGAKVKKGSKVTAYASSGSDTVQVPDVTGMTQDQARKALESAGLKVGSVEPADDASQPQGKVISTNPAAGSSASKGDAIILTISTGKVGIPSGLAGQPQATVTAQLEALTLRVSVTEEHSDTVAAGSVIAVSPSEGASVSQGSSVTIVVSQGPRQNNGGGNGRGEGGSE; encoded by the coding sequence ATGGCAGAGCCCATCAGCCGCCGTCTAGCCGGACGGTACGAGGTCCGCTCACTCATCGGACGCGGAGGAATGGCCGAGGTCCACATCGGCTTCGACACGCGTCTGTCTCGCGTTGTTGCGATCAAGATGCTGCGCTCCGACCTGGCCCAAGACTCGGTGTTTCTTGCCCGTTTCAGGCGCGAAGCACAGTCGGCGGCGTCGCTTAACCACCCCAACATTGTGGCCGTGTACGACACCGGTGAGGAGTTGGTCAACCGTCCTGACGGCCGTGCGATCTCCGTGCCCTACATCGTCATGGAGTACGTTGAGGGACACACCGTCAAGGATCTGATTTCCGACGGAGACCCCGTGCCCATTGACGAGGCCATCCAGATCATCACCGGCACGCTGTCAGCCCTGGAGTATTCGCACGCCGCGCATCTTGTTCACCGCGACATCAAGCCCGGGAACATCATGTTGACGAACGACGGCAAGGTCAAAGTCATGGACTTCGGCATTGCTCGGGCGCTCACAGATTCGCAAGCAACGATGACGCAGACAAACGCGGTTGTCGGCACAGCGCAGTACCTCTCTCCCGAGCAGGCGCGCGGAGAGCAGGTGGATGCCCGCTCCGACCTGTATTCCACGGGTATCGTTTTATTTGAGCTTCTCACGGGTCGTCCGCCCTTCAAGGGGGATTCCGCGGTCTCCGTGGCCTACCAGCACGTGCAGCAGACCCCTCCGATTCCCTCGTCAATCACGCCCGACATCCCCGAAGCACTTGATCGCGTCGTCATGAAGGCCCTCGCAAAAGACCGCAATGACCGGTACGCAACGGCCTCGTCAATGCTCGCTGACCTGATGCGCGTGTCACGCGGCGTTGCCGTCAACGCGCCCGACGCGACTGTGTGGGCGCCGGCTGTGGCCTCTCAAGCAACAGCGACCATGCCGATGATGTCCCCGGCGATCCCCACCAATCAGACCGTCACCTCGGCCTCGTCAACCGATATGACCGAGGACGAGGAAGAGGTCGCACGCAAGCGTAAACGCAAGAGAGCGTGGATCATCTCCGGCGTCATTGTTGCCGCTCTCCTCATTATTTTCGGCGCATGGTTCCTGCTGTCTCAGGGTCAGGCGGAAAGCGAGAAAGTCACGGTTCCCGAGGGTCTCGTGGGAATGACGCAGGCCGAAGCGAAGAGGGCCGTCGAAGACGCGGGACTCGTGTGGGCGGTCGCTGAGGACACTGAGCCATCCGACGATATTGCCGAGGGTGATGTTGCTCGAACTGATCCGGAATCGGGAACTCAGGTGGAGGCCGGGTCCTTGGTCACCGCATACCTGTCCAGCGGTCCTGAATCTGTCAAGGTTCCTACCGGTCTGGTGGGATTAAGTCCCGCTGACGCACAAAAAGCCGTTGAAGCTGCGGGACTTGTGTGGGAGCTCGCGCCCGATCCGGTGGCCTCCGACACCGTCGAGGAAGGAAAGATCGCGAAGGTCAATCCCTCCGAAGGGGCAAAGGTGAAGAAAGGATCGAAGGTCACCGCGTATGCCTCATCCGGGTCTGACACTGTTCAGGTTCCCGACGTCACCGGAATGACGCAGGACCAAGCGCGTAAGGCGCTGGAAAGCGCCGGACTGAAGGTCGGCAGCGTTGAACCCGCCGACGATGCCTCGCAGCCTCAGGGCAAGGTTATTTCAACGAATCCTGCTGCCGGGTCGTCCGCGTCCAAGGGCGATGCGATTATCCTGACGATTTCCACGGGTAAGGTTGGCATTCCCTCGGGCCTTGCGGGACAGCCGCAGGCAACTGTCACCGCGCAGCTTGAGGCCTTGACTCTGCGCGTATCGGTGACGGAGGAACACTCTGACACCGTGGCCGCAGGCTCTGTGATCGCCGTGTCCCCCAGTGAGGGGGCCAGCGTGAGCCAGGGCAGCTCCGTGACGATCGTCGTTTCCCAGGGTCCGCGCCAGAACAACGGCGGTGGGAATGGACGAGGCGAGGGCGGTTCCGAATAG
- a CDS encoding serine/threonine-protein kinase has translation MSDRRTLTGVGRVLGDRYTLLSHIAQGGMGEVWKARDRVTGSIVAAKVLRPELLGEELPLSRLRLEARNAMSVEHPNIANVQDFGEENGGGWIIMELVEGRPLTDYLRGGARIAPNELIPLLMQVAMALGAADQAGVVHRDIKPANILVRPDGMVKLTDFGISRTSDQVNLTAAGMVMGTAQYLPPEQAMGETATALGDLYALGVIAYEAVAGRRPFTGESQVNIAFSHVNDPVPPLPDDVPHALAAVILHLLEKDPSKRPNSGRAVVRELAAAAQELGLSVSKTPLTLPQSHPDDHDAPRTQTAVDGIQRPIAPVRHVTRRTLPEEMLHTPAGLAGLPKRSSEGAASASDVNDAEPMTTGTADRSDDKPGAAPTRPQHREHLPTSSRSSSSEHSDSGTNKPGHGQSELFSRLTERALSRGDDPPSRGTRRQLQWHSPSSTVVDSRKSPAVAPIKTRYNRSVVAPPASRLRKILIGVLIALVVVALMVVMAVTIHNMFDSLGASAREVHSTKEVLTWQSPSAAV, from the coding sequence ATGAGCGACAGACGAACACTTACCGGAGTGGGACGGGTTCTCGGTGACCGATACACGCTTCTCAGCCATATTGCGCAAGGTGGCATGGGTGAGGTGTGGAAAGCACGCGACCGCGTCACTGGCTCAATCGTTGCCGCAAAGGTTTTGCGCCCCGAACTTCTGGGAGAAGAACTCCCCTTGTCTCGTCTGCGTCTTGAGGCGCGTAACGCCATGTCAGTCGAGCATCCGAACATTGCAAATGTTCAAGATTTCGGTGAGGAAAACGGCGGCGGCTGGATCATTATGGAACTCGTAGAGGGCCGTCCTCTCACCGACTATCTGCGCGGAGGGGCACGCATCGCTCCCAACGAACTGATTCCCCTCCTCATGCAGGTCGCGATGGCGCTCGGAGCCGCAGATCAGGCAGGAGTTGTCCACCGCGACATTAAGCCGGCAAATATCCTTGTTCGACCCGACGGGATGGTGAAGCTCACCGACTTCGGTATTTCGCGCACATCTGACCAGGTCAACCTGACAGCCGCTGGAATGGTCATGGGGACCGCACAGTATCTGCCCCCTGAGCAGGCGATGGGGGAAACAGCGACGGCACTCGGGGATCTCTATGCTCTCGGGGTCATCGCTTACGAGGCGGTCGCCGGACGCCGGCCCTTCACCGGAGAGTCCCAGGTAAACATTGCTTTTTCACACGTCAACGACCCGGTCCCTCCCCTTCCCGACGATGTTCCCCACGCGTTAGCCGCAGTCATCCTTCATCTCTTGGAGAAAGATCCGTCCAAGCGCCCCAATTCTGGTCGCGCAGTCGTGCGCGAACTGGCGGCAGCAGCGCAAGAACTCGGTCTGTCGGTCTCGAAAACACCTCTGACTCTCCCCCAGTCGCACCCAGACGATCACGACGCACCGCGAACACAGACAGCCGTTGACGGCATCCAACGCCCCATCGCCCCGGTTCGGCATGTGACGCGCCGGACCCTCCCCGAGGAAATGCTTCACACACCTGCGGGATTGGCAGGCCTCCCGAAGAGAAGCAGCGAGGGTGCGGCAAGCGCTTCCGATGTCAACGACGCTGAGCCGATGACCACCGGAACGGCAGATCGATCCGATGACAAGCCGGGTGCCGCCCCCACGCGTCCCCAACACCGCGAGCACCTTCCCACGAGCTCTCGGTCCTCGTCCTCGGAGCACTCCGACAGCGGTACCAACAAACCTGGACACGGTCAGTCAGAGCTATTTTCTCGTCTGACTGAGCGCGCCCTCAGCCGGGGAGACGATCCGCCATCGAGGGGAACCCGACGTCAACTGCAGTGGCATTCGCCCTCGTCAACAGTGGTTGATTCTCGGAAATCCCCCGCTGTGGCTCCGATAAAAACTCGGTATAACCGGTCGGTGGTTGCTCCGCCGGCATCTCGTTTACGCAAGATCCTCATCGGGGTTCTCATTGCTCTTGTCGTTGTGGCGCTCATGGTCGTCATGGCGGTTACGATTCACAATATGTTCGATTCGCTGGGCGCTTCAGCCCGGGAAGTACACAGCACCAAGGAGGTTCTGACATGGCAGAGCCCATCAGCCGCCGTCTAG
- a CDS encoding peptidoglycan D,D-transpeptidase FtsI family protein — MNHQIRRLFLVILLMFALLGFGVTNSQFIQAPSLNADPRNERTILHSAEVDRGPIIVDGNAIASSSKIDGSRRFQRTYAQGPLYAGITGYFSAAVSQSTGLEASAESILDGNSQALLGQRLKNLFTGEKRQGGGVVLTIRPKMQQIAAEQLGNRKGAVVALDAKTGAVLAMYSSPSYDPNALAIFDSSKVSDTYSSLANDPNKPLINRTIGGDRYAPGSTFKILTTIGLLEKQLATPDTTMPSPVSTTLPGTVTNVANSNNLACGDGNPTLTEAFARSCNTTFIIASEKMTTADFTDITSRFGFNEKDTIPLPVTPSVFPDDADAAQLAMASIGQYTVQVTPLKMAQVAQAIANNGTMMKPYLIDQIVDADLQPQSTTTPKVAGHPISPEIASQLNTMMQAVVNRPYGTGTQIGIPGVSVAAKTGTAETGTQGFTNGWAVGFAPANDPQIAFAVIVEGDASNPVTYGAVAASPIARALVEAGLQ; from the coding sequence ATGAACCACCAGATTCGTCGACTTTTCCTTGTGATTCTGCTGATGTTTGCCCTTCTTGGCTTCGGCGTCACGAACTCCCAGTTCATTCAGGCTCCCTCACTCAACGCGGATCCGCGCAATGAACGGACAATTCTTCACTCCGCGGAAGTTGACCGCGGACCAATCATTGTTGACGGCAACGCAATCGCGTCCTCGTCAAAGATTGACGGATCTCGACGTTTCCAACGCACCTACGCACAGGGTCCCCTGTACGCGGGAATCACCGGATATTTCTCAGCGGCGGTTTCGCAATCAACCGGCTTGGAAGCATCGGCTGAATCAATCCTTGACGGGAACTCTCAGGCCCTCCTGGGCCAGCGCCTCAAGAACCTCTTCACCGGGGAGAAGCGCCAGGGCGGCGGAGTTGTCCTGACGATCCGACCGAAGATGCAGCAGATCGCAGCCGAACAGTTGGGGAACCGAAAGGGCGCGGTCGTTGCCTTGGATGCCAAGACCGGCGCTGTCCTGGCCATGTATTCCTCTCCCTCCTACGATCCCAACGCCCTCGCGATTTTCGATTCCTCGAAGGTTTCCGACACATATTCTTCGCTTGCCAATGACCCGAATAAGCCGTTGATCAACCGGACAATCGGCGGTGACCGCTACGCTCCCGGATCAACGTTCAAGATTCTCACAACAATTGGCCTGCTGGAAAAGCAGCTGGCAACCCCTGACACCACCATGCCGTCTCCCGTGTCGACGACACTTCCCGGAACGGTGACGAATGTGGCAAATAGCAACAACCTCGCATGTGGAGACGGGAACCCCACGCTCACCGAAGCCTTCGCGCGCTCATGCAACACAACTTTCATCATTGCGTCAGAAAAGATGACGACCGCTGATTTCACGGACATCACGTCACGTTTCGGATTCAACGAAAAGGACACCATTCCCCTACCGGTGACCCCGTCCGTTTTCCCTGACGACGCCGATGCTGCGCAGCTGGCAATGGCATCGATCGGGCAGTACACCGTTCAGGTCACTCCCTTGAAGATGGCACAGGTTGCTCAGGCAATCGCGAATAACGGAACGATGATGAAGCCCTACCTGATCGATCAGATCGTTGATGCCGACCTCCAACCCCAGTCAACAACAACGCCGAAGGTTGCGGGTCATCCCATCTCACCTGAGATTGCCTCCCAGCTCAACACGATGATGCAGGCCGTTGTCAACCGTCCCTACGGCACGGGAACGCAGATCGGTATCCCCGGTGTTTCCGTTGCCGCAAAGACAGGGACCGCCGAAACAGGAACTCAGGGATTCACCAATGGATGGGCCGTTGGGTTCGCTCCCGCAAACGACCCTCAGATTGCTTTCGCCGTCATTGTCGAGGGCGACGCGTCCAATCCCGTGACCTACGGGGCAGTAGCTGCCAGCCCAATTGCCCGTGCTCTTGTGGAAGCGGGGCTCCAATGA
- a CDS encoding FtsW/RodA/SpoVE family cell cycle protein — MATVSIAPARPRRITEIILLLAALTVGIGGYVLTSINRTGQPPGNLTRHIVVLVILAIIAEVGVHFLAPYADPVILPIAVALTGLGLAMIYRLDLSYRALGQATVGIRQLVFAGIAIAVAAVILIVLRDHRKLRRFTYTFGFLSLLLLLLPMLPGLGQETYGARVWIRLGTFSFQPGELVKITLAIFFAGYLVTNRDNLAIGGRKVLGLRLPRARDLGPILTTWLIGIAILVLQRDLGTSLLFFSLFVAMLYVATNRVSWLVIGFVMFVPAVFVAIRAFPHVARRFSVWIHALDHDVYNANGGSFQVVQSLFGQASGGLFGTGWGRGYPQLVPLANSDFILSSLAEELGMVGLFAILMLYLILIERGMRAAISVRDGFGKLLATGLSFSLAIQLFVVLGGITRIIPLTGLTAPFLAAGGSSMVSSWITVALLIRVSDAARRPAAAPAPWNSGIQEPVLEGSAS; from the coding sequence ATGGCGACCGTATCGATTGCACCCGCCAGACCCCGCCGAATCACAGAAATCATCCTTCTTCTTGCGGCGCTGACCGTGGGGATCGGTGGTTACGTACTCACCTCGATTAACCGGACGGGTCAGCCTCCCGGTAATCTGACGCGCCACATCGTCGTCCTCGTGATCCTCGCGATCATTGCCGAGGTCGGGGTACATTTTCTTGCGCCCTACGCCGACCCGGTGATCCTTCCGATCGCCGTGGCGCTCACAGGTCTGGGCCTGGCCATGATTTACCGTCTTGACCTGTCCTACAGGGCTCTCGGTCAAGCAACTGTGGGGATCCGGCAGCTGGTTTTTGCCGGCATTGCCATTGCCGTCGCCGCCGTCATCCTCATTGTTCTTCGCGATCACCGCAAGCTCAGACGCTTCACCTACACCTTCGGTTTCCTTTCACTCCTCCTCCTTCTTCTCCCGATGCTTCCGGGGCTTGGTCAGGAAACCTACGGAGCGCGCGTATGGATTCGGCTGGGAACGTTCAGTTTCCAACCGGGTGAGCTCGTCAAGATCACGCTGGCGATATTCTTCGCCGGATACCTCGTGACCAACCGAGACAACTTGGCGATCGGGGGACGCAAAGTCCTCGGATTACGTCTGCCTCGTGCCCGTGATCTCGGCCCGATCTTGACGACGTGGCTCATTGGTATCGCCATTCTCGTCCTCCAGCGCGATCTGGGAACCTCGCTGCTGTTCTTCTCCCTTTTCGTTGCGATGCTTTACGTTGCAACGAATCGCGTGTCCTGGTTAGTCATCGGTTTCGTCATGTTCGTTCCCGCAGTGTTCGTGGCGATCCGCGCATTTCCTCACGTTGCGCGCCGCTTCTCCGTGTGGATTCACGCCCTCGACCATGACGTGTACAACGCAAACGGCGGCTCATTCCAGGTTGTTCAGTCTCTTTTCGGACAGGCCTCCGGTGGCCTGTTTGGAACCGGGTGGGGGCGCGGCTACCCGCAGCTTGTTCCTCTGGCGAATTCTGACTTCATTCTGTCGTCACTGGCCGAGGAACTCGGCATGGTTGGGCTCTTCGCGATCCTCATGCTCTACCTCATCCTCATTGAGCGGGGAATGCGCGCTGCGATTTCAGTGCGCGACGGTTTTGGGAAACTCCTCGCCACTGGCCTGAGTTTCTCGCTGGCGATTCAGCTTTTTGTTGTCCTCGGCGGAATCACCCGAATTATTCCGCTGACGGGCCTAACCGCTCCGTTCCTCGCCGCCGGCGGTTCCTCAATGGTGTCGTCATGGATCACGGTTGCCCTCCTCATCCGCGTCTCCGACGCCGCGCGCAGACCCGCTGCCGCTCCCGCACCGTGGAACTCTGGGATCCAGGAACCGGTCCTTGAGGGGAGCGCGTCATGA